A genomic window from Halobaculum sp. MBLA0147 includes:
- a CDS encoding PAS domain-containing protein, which produces MDASTAVLCLSPPGSETVAFEGALDDASGVEVTVRPIDDIPADPSTTFDYAVVPTSVLDTGDPDELFTASLPVVVSDGGQVSIGETVDRVTRRAAAGQETDPVAARATTPDGESRASALADAAAEYTDEETFDPTLLKQAIDAAHTPLTLSDPRQPDNPLVYVNEAFERVTGYDAEQCVGRNCRFLQGPRTETETLDRLREGIAAEEPVTVELNNYTADGELFRNRLTVTPIYDGDGELVHFLGSQEDVTEEWRAHRDAELVRTLVNEANDIVLVAEADTGEIVDANETACEALGYDYATLTAEHVSALAFESRERADYHGSVDIDETVPGTDTADRTLVRADGTRFPAEVTTRETQFDDHTYRLYVARDVTERVRRERRREELSDAIQHLHETTTPEAVSTTVVEATRRALDLTVAGVWFHDERAETLEPVAVDREETTGRDETGATDAEVDDGDSERDRTETPASTAYPVDGESPQARAFRAGEATAGDSPAGVETGSPVESTVCLPLGDHGVLVLGVGPAGRLTDGDVRLAELFAGNVRAALDRLSSERRVREQRDDLQVLNRMMRHDIGNDLQASLAFANAIEEQTEGEPAELASRIARNTHDAIDVTESARELSRTVLDPEQSVAPAPFAATVRDHVETIRATAPEATVEIDGHLPEVAVLVDDMFGSAVRNLLTNAVSHNDTEEPRVTVSATRSDDGERVTLRVADDGPGVDPDHRETIFGRGEKGLGSDGTGIGLYLVQTFVDTVDGDVWVTDNDPRGAVFGLELPVATEE; this is translated from the coding sequence ATGGACGCGTCAACCGCCGTTCTCTGTCTGTCTCCGCCCGGCTCGGAGACCGTCGCGTTCGAGGGGGCACTCGACGACGCGTCGGGGGTCGAGGTGACCGTCCGTCCGATCGACGACATCCCCGCCGACCCGAGCACGACGTTCGACTACGCCGTCGTCCCGACCAGCGTGTTGGACACCGGTGATCCAGACGAACTGTTCACGGCCTCGCTCCCGGTCGTCGTCTCCGACGGCGGCCAGGTCTCCATCGGGGAGACCGTCGACCGCGTCACGCGACGCGCCGCGGCGGGCCAGGAGACGGACCCCGTCGCGGCGCGAGCGACGACGCCGGACGGGGAGAGCCGCGCGTCGGCCCTGGCCGACGCCGCCGCGGAGTACACCGACGAGGAGACCTTCGATCCGACACTCCTCAAACAAGCCATCGACGCGGCTCACACCCCGCTGACGCTCAGTGACCCACGGCAGCCGGACAACCCGCTCGTGTACGTCAACGAGGCGTTCGAGCGCGTGACCGGCTACGACGCCGAGCAGTGTGTCGGGCGGAACTGTCGGTTCCTCCAGGGGCCGCGGACGGAGACGGAGACACTGGACCGGCTCCGCGAGGGAATCGCCGCCGAGGAACCCGTCACGGTGGAGTTGAACAACTACACCGCCGACGGGGAGCTGTTCCGGAACCGCCTGACGGTGACGCCGATCTACGACGGCGACGGGGAGTTGGTCCACTTCCTCGGCTCCCAGGAAGACGTGACCGAGGAGTGGCGCGCCCACCGCGACGCCGAACTCGTGCGGACGCTCGTCAACGAGGCCAACGACATCGTCCTCGTCGCGGAGGCCGACACCGGCGAGATCGTCGACGCCAACGAGACGGCGTGTGAGGCGCTCGGCTACGACTACGCGACGCTGACGGCGGAACACGTCTCGGCGCTCGCCTTCGAGTCGCGGGAGCGAGCCGACTACCACGGCAGCGTCGACATCGACGAGACGGTGCCGGGGACCGACACCGCCGACCGGACGCTGGTGCGAGCCGACGGCACGCGGTTCCCGGCGGAGGTGACGACCCGCGAGACGCAGTTCGACGACCACACGTACCGACTGTACGTCGCCCGCGACGTGACGGAACGGGTGCGACGAGAGCGACGACGGGAGGAGTTGTCCGACGCGATCCAACACCTCCACGAGACGACGACTCCCGAGGCGGTGTCGACGACCGTCGTCGAGGCCACCCGCCGTGCGCTGGATCTGACCGTCGCCGGCGTCTGGTTCCACGACGAGCGGGCGGAGACGCTGGAGCCGGTGGCCGTCGACCGTGAGGAGACGACGGGGAGAGACGAGACCGGAGCGACAGACGCCGAGGTCGACGACGGTGACTCCGAGCGGGACCGCACCGAGACACCCGCGTCGACGGCGTATCCGGTCGACGGCGAGAGTCCACAGGCACGAGCGTTCCGGGCGGGAGAGGCCACCGCGGGTGACTCGCCTGCGGGCGTCGAGACGGGGTCCCCGGTCGAGTCGACCGTCTGTCTCCCGCTTGGCGATCACGGCGTGCTCGTGCTGGGCGTCGGGCCGGCGGGTCGGCTGACAGACGGCGACGTGCGACTCGCCGAGCTGTTCGCGGGGAACGTCCGAGCGGCACTCGACCGGCTCTCCTCGGAGCGGCGCGTCCGCGAGCAGCGCGACGATCTGCAGGTACTCAACCGGATGATGCGCCACGACATCGGGAACGATCTCCAGGCGTCGCTGGCGTTCGCCAACGCCATCGAGGAGCAGACCGAGGGCGAACCCGCCGAGTTGGCGAGCCGGATCGCGCGCAACACCCACGACGCCATCGACGTGACCGAGAGCGCGCGAGAACTGAGTCGGACCGTTCTGGACCCCGAGCAGAGTGTCGCCCCCGCGCCGTTCGCCGCGACCGTCCGCGACCACGTCGAGACGATCCGTGCGACCGCACCCGAGGCGACCGTCGAGATCGACGGGCACCTCCCCGAGGTGGCGGTCCTCGTCGACGACATGTTCGGGTCGGCCGTGCGGAACCTCCTGACGAACGCCGTCTCGCACAACGACACCGAGGAGCCACGTGTGACCGTCTCCGCGACGCGATCCGACGACGGCGAGCGAGTGACACTACGCGTCGCCGACGACGGACCGGGTGTCGACCCGGACCACCGCGAGACCATCTTCGGGCGCGGCGAGAAGGGGCTCGGGAGCGACGGGACTGGGATCGGCCTCTACCTCGTCCAGACGTTCGTCGACACGGTCGACGGTGACGTGTGGGTCACGGACAACGACCCGCGCGGAGCGGTGTTCGGGCTCGAACTCCCGGTGGCGACCGAGGAGTGA
- a CDS encoding PAS domain-containing protein, producing MGEPIRVLHVDDDPQFLDLTELHLDRAATAFEVVSVGDPERALDRLDDSVDCVVSDYEMPGRDGVEFLRAVRERAPDLPFVLFTGRGSEAVASEAISAGVTDYLQKEQAPEQFELLANRIENAVSARTAREAADRERHRLDQILKTVPSCVVQLNPDGEFVFANDRAREVLGLTESELSDREYDDPEWDIRDPDGEPLPESELPFRRVVDTEEPIRDVRHSIQWPDGERRVLEVSGAPVFEDGELSSVVFSLTDVTDQVRRETELERIRERFSLALEETDTGIWEWRAATDEVVWDDTMERLFGMEPGSFAGTYEAFLDRVVPADRPRVERAARTALENDEPYQCEFRMFDTDGGVVWVAARAQVFEDDDGSRRLLGVATDVDERERYRRALAAADERYRTLVDNFPEGAVFLFDADREFVLVGGSDVQAGSVDPSEYVGRRPADVFPDEMAARIERHQRRVLDGEETSLEVQYDGQTYSVDLYPLDTDDGDDHPDGRSGERTDGVARADRRPRDDDRVDPPLERADAAGMAVARNVTDRRLAEHRLHTLLENTGNVVFLKDRDGRYRLANDEFASLFDRDPAAVHGTVSTELQPTSVAATSRETDERVLETEESVTEEVTVPRPDGDVILLVNKFPYYGPTGELEGVMGVGQEITERTERAERLARKNRRLERFASIVSHDLRNPLNLASGRLELLAEETDSDHVATVREAHERMDELIESLLTLARQGRLVDEDDLETVAVGEIARSAWAPHDCAGATLSVETDRQVRADPDRLQQLLGNLFRNAVEHAGPEVSVTVGAAADTLFVADDGPGFPDDIDVFAAGNAGERDAPGLGTTIVRDIAEAHGWDVRATVSESGGARVDLDRVTFVAEDPAEDPFGAVE from the coding sequence ATGGGCGAGCCGATCCGGGTACTCCACGTCGACGACGACCCGCAGTTCCTCGACCTGACCGAACTCCACCTGGACCGGGCGGCGACGGCGTTCGAGGTGGTGTCAGTCGGAGATCCGGAGAGGGCGCTCGATCGGCTCGACGACAGCGTCGACTGTGTCGTGTCCGACTACGAGATGCCCGGTCGCGACGGCGTCGAGTTCCTCCGTGCGGTCCGCGAGCGGGCCCCCGATCTCCCGTTCGTCCTCTTCACCGGTCGTGGGTCCGAGGCGGTCGCGAGCGAGGCGATCTCGGCGGGCGTGACGGACTACCTCCAGAAGGAGCAGGCGCCCGAACAGTTCGAGTTGCTCGCCAACCGGATCGAGAACGCCGTCTCGGCACGGACGGCCCGCGAGGCCGCCGACCGCGAACGACACCGACTCGACCAGATCCTCAAGACGGTCCCCTCCTGTGTCGTCCAGTTGAACCCCGACGGAGAGTTCGTGTTCGCCAACGACCGGGCCCGCGAGGTGCTCGGGTTGACGGAGTCGGAGCTGTCCGACAGGGAGTACGACGACCCAGAGTGGGACATCAGAGACCCCGACGGCGAGCCGCTGCCGGAGTCGGAACTCCCGTTCAGGCGCGTCGTCGACACGGAGGAACCGATCCGTGACGTGCGCCACTCGATCCAGTGGCCCGACGGCGAGCGGCGCGTGTTGGAGGTGAGCGGCGCACCGGTGTTCGAGGACGGGGAGTTGTCCAGCGTCGTCTTCTCGTTGACGGACGTGACCGACCAGGTTCGCCGCGAGACGGAACTCGAACGGATCCGCGAGCGGTTCTCGTTGGCGTTGGAGGAGACGGACACCGGCATCTGGGAGTGGCGTGCAGCGACCGACGAGGTGGTGTGGGACGACACGATGGAGCGACTGTTCGGGATGGAACCCGGCTCGTTCGCGGGCACCTACGAGGCGTTCCTCGACCGCGTCGTCCCGGCCGACCGGCCGCGCGTCGAGCGCGCCGCCAGGACGGCCCTCGAGAACGACGAGCCGTACCAGTGTGAGTTCCGGATGTTCGACACGGACGGTGGTGTCGTCTGGGTCGCCGCCCGCGCACAGGTGTTCGAAGACGACGACGGGAGCCGTCGGTTGCTCGGTGTGGCGACGGACGTCGACGAACGCGAACGCTACCGGCGGGCGCTGGCGGCGGCCGACGAGCGGTACCGCACGCTCGTGGACAACTTCCCGGAGGGAGCGGTGTTCCTCTTCGACGCGGATCGCGAGTTCGTCCTCGTCGGCGGCAGCGACGTACAGGCGGGCTCGGTGGACCCGAGCGAGTACGTCGGTCGTCGTCCAGCCGACGTGTTCCCCGACGAGATGGCGGCGCGGATCGAACGCCACCAGCGACGCGTCCTCGACGGCGAGGAGACGAGCCTCGAAGTCCAGTACGACGGCCAGACGTACAGCGTGGACCTCTACCCGCTCGACACGGACGACGGGGACGACCACCCTGACGGACGGAGCGGAGAGCGAACCGACGGCGTGGCCCGCGCCGACCGGCGACCGCGAGACGACGACCGTGTCGACCCACCGCTGGAGCGGGCGGACGCGGCCGGGATGGCCGTGGCACGGAACGTCACCGACCGGCGGCTGGCCGAACACAGACTCCACACCCTGTTGGAGAACACGGGCAACGTCGTCTTCCTGAAAGACCGCGACGGCAGGTACAGACTCGCCAACGACGAGTTCGCGAGTCTGTTCGACCGCGATCCGGCGGCGGTACACGGGACAGTGTCGACGGAGCTACAACCGACATCGGTCGCGGCGACGAGCCGCGAGACGGACGAGCGTGTCCTCGAGACGGAGGAGTCGGTGACGGAGGAGGTGACAGTGCCACGGCCCGACGGCGACGTGATCCTACTGGTGAACAAGTTCCCGTACTACGGGCCGACCGGCGAGTTGGAGGGTGTGATGGGAGTCGGACAGGAGATCACGGAGCGGACGGAGCGCGCAGAGCGGTTGGCACGGAAGAACCGTCGGTTGGAGCGGTTCGCGAGCATCGTCAGCCACGACTTGCGGAACCCACTGAACCTGGCGAGCGGCCGCCTCGAACTGCTCGCAGAGGAGACGGACAGCGACCACGTCGCGACCGTCAGGGAGGCACACGAACGGATGGACGAGTTGATCGAGAGTCTCCTGACACTGGCGAGACAGGGCCGACTCGTCGACGAGGACGACCTCGAGACCGTCGCGGTCGGCGAGATAGCGCGGTCGGCCTGGGCACCGCACGACTGTGCCGGCGCGACGCTGTCGGTCGAGACCGACCGGCAGGTGCGTGCGGACCCGGACAGACTCCAACAGTTGCTCGGGAACCTCTTCCGCAACGCCGTCGAGCACGCCGGCCCCGAGGTGTCGGTCACCGTCGGCGCGGCGGCCGACACACTGTTCGTCGCCGACGACGGCCCGGGGTTCCCGGACGACATCGACGTGTTCGCGGCGGGGAACGCCGGCGAGCGAGACGCCCCGGGACTCGGGACCACCATCGTCCGCGACATCGCCGAGGCACACGGGTGGGACGTGCGAGCGACGGTGTCCGAGAGCGGGGGTGCGCGTGTCGACCTCGATCGTGTCACCTTCGTTGCCGAGGACCCGGCGGAGGACCCCTTCGGTGCCGTGGAGTGA
- a CDS encoding SDR family oxidoreductase, whose product MTTTDRPVAVITGASRGIGAATARRLGADGYDLVLAARSENTLQRVASEVAREHDVTAHAVPTDVTDPDEVAALAETTVDRLGRIDVTVVNAGVGERRNVPLDELSLSEYETVRATNVDGAFYTARATLPALRDTEGTLVFLGSYKGKFPSTSTPVYAASKWWLRGFAHSLAGRVGPDGVAVSVINPTGVPTSFGRDTRGTPNAQTLDPDATVSAADVADAVATAVTQDAPGAVAELDLFRRDVHERF is encoded by the coding sequence GTGACCACGACAGACCGACCGGTCGCGGTGATCACCGGCGCGAGCCGCGGGATCGGCGCGGCGACGGCCAGACGACTGGGTGCCGACGGGTACGATCTCGTCTTGGCCGCCCGTAGCGAGAACACACTGCAGCGCGTCGCGAGTGAGGTAGCACGCGAGCACGACGTGACTGCACACGCGGTACCGACGGACGTGACCGACCCCGACGAGGTGGCGGCGCTGGCGGAGACAACCGTCGACCGACTGGGTCGGATCGACGTGACGGTCGTCAACGCGGGCGTCGGCGAACGGCGGAACGTCCCGCTGGACGAGTTGTCTCTGTCGGAGTACGAGACCGTCCGCGCGACGAACGTCGACGGCGCGTTCTACACCGCACGGGCGACGCTGCCGGCCCTGCGCGACACCGAGGGGACGCTCGTCTTCCTCGGCAGCTACAAGGGGAAGTTCCCGAGCACGTCGACGCCGGTGTACGCCGCCTCGAAGTGGTGGCTCCGCGGGTTCGCTCACAGCCTCGCGGGTCGTGTCGGCCCGGACGGCGTCGCCGTCTCCGTGATCAACCCGACCGGCGTGCCAACCTCCTTCGGTCGGGACACCCGCGGGACTCCCAACGCCCAGACACTCGACCCCGACGCGACCGTCTCGGCCGCCGACGTGGCCGACGCGGTCGCCACGGCCGTCACACAGGACGCACCCGGTGCCGTCGCCGAACTCGACCTGTTCCGTCGGGACGTCCACGAGCGGTTCTGA
- the thiE gene encoding thiamine phosphate synthase, whose protein sequence is MDWSTYLVTQGSLSGDRTTPEVVEAALESGVDVVQLRDKGTTARDRLAIGREVRRLTRQAGVPLIVNDRVDLAVAIGADGVHLGDEDLPVSVAREQLGPDAVIGRSVSTASAARDAVTAGADYLGVGAIYATDSKSDIDDAEYDLGLDPIQAIDEAVDVPFVGIGGVTAENASEVVAAGADGVAVISEITAADDPAAATRRLRRAVESGRRERDEEERGERESATRGSETTEESE, encoded by the coding sequence GTGGACTGGAGTACGTACCTCGTGACGCAGGGGAGTCTCTCCGGCGACCGGACGACGCCCGAGGTGGTCGAGGCGGCTCTCGAGAGTGGTGTGGACGTGGTCCAACTGCGCGACAAGGGGACGACGGCCCGCGACAGGCTCGCGATCGGACGGGAGGTGCGACGACTCACGCGCCAGGCCGGGGTGCCGTTGATCGTCAACGACCGTGTGGATCTCGCCGTCGCCATCGGCGCCGACGGCGTCCACCTCGGCGACGAGGACCTCCCCGTGTCGGTCGCTCGCGAGCAGCTCGGCCCGGACGCGGTGATCGGGCGATCCGTGTCGACTGCGTCGGCGGCACGCGACGCCGTCACTGCCGGCGCGGACTACCTCGGCGTCGGTGCGATCTACGCGACGGACTCGAAGTCTGACATCGACGACGCAGAGTACGACCTCGGGCTGGACCCGATCCAGGCCATCGACGAGGCCGTCGACGTGCCGTTCGTCGGAATCGGTGGCGTCACCGCCGAGAACGCGAGCGAGGTCGTCGCCGCGGGTGCCGACGGCGTCGCCGTGATCAGCGAGATCACCGCCGCGGACGACCCGGCGGCCGCCACGCGACGGCTGCGTCGTGCGGTCGAGAGCGGTCGCCGGGAGCGAGACGAGGAGGAACGGGGCGAGAGGGAGAGCGCGACGAGGGGGAGCGAGACGACCGAAGAGAGTGAGTGA
- a CDS encoding ATP-binding protein — MTTEPSDVGRAVLAESVDLVTVVDADGVVQYQNPASEPVLGYGPERLEGAHVGEFLHPEDASRAAGLFERGEDSQSDDSRADGGTEPLDDATESADGDRPPTGDISQSGAASEPNEATVRVRAADDSWVALATRSSGRRRDDLGGYVVTSRPVGTDDDPDSGEILDRMTDGFLALDEDWRVVYANTTAREVIATATGRDPDESVVGLDFWAVMPDAEETPFYDRYEEAVTTGESVSFEEYYAPLDTWFDVRAYPSPSGLSVYFRDCTEERRTREALAHRETVLREIHDVIADREKSFREQVRTLLELGRRELDMTNATLSHIDGEEYVFEVVSSGDGSVAEGDVAPTAATNCEIVAADEESLALGDVLRDAPEQADRAGYTGWGITCYLGAPVFLGDEVYGTFCFFDTEPRDGQFSDWEVTFVDLLSQWASYELQRERRREELAAQNDRLEEFASIVSHDLRNPLNVLDGSLELVATSDDPEHLERCRRSVERMETMIDELLTLARSGELRDDPAPQSLETVVRESWDQVATADATLRVEGTATIRADETRLRQLVENLLRNAVQHGGEDVTVTVRTTDDGFTVGDDGPGIPPADREQVLESGYSTEPDGTGYGLGIVSEIAAAHGWTVEVTESPADGAEFVFAGVETAADE, encoded by the coding sequence GTGACGACAGAGCCCTCCGACGTGGGTCGCGCCGTCCTGGCAGAGAGCGTGGACCTCGTGACGGTGGTGGACGCGGACGGCGTCGTCCAGTACCAGAACCCGGCGAGCGAGCCTGTGCTCGGCTACGGCCCCGAGCGTCTCGAGGGTGCACACGTCGGCGAGTTCCTCCACCCCGAGGACGCGAGTCGGGCCGCAGGGCTGTTCGAACGAGGTGAAGACTCCCAGAGTGACGACTCGCGAGCCGACGGCGGGACCGAGCCGCTCGACGACGCCACCGAATCGGCCGACGGCGATCGACCCCCGACGGGTGACATCTCGCAGTCCGGAGCTGCGAGTGAACCGAACGAGGCGACGGTCCGGGTGCGAGCGGCCGACGACTCCTGGGTTGCGCTCGCGACGCGGTCGAGTGGGCGTCGCCGCGACGACCTCGGCGGCTACGTCGTGACGAGTCGGCCGGTCGGGACCGACGACGACCCCGACTCGGGCGAGATCCTCGACCGGATGACGGACGGGTTCCTCGCGTTGGACGAGGACTGGCGGGTGGTGTACGCCAACACCACCGCTCGCGAGGTGATCGCGACCGCGACCGGGCGCGACCCCGACGAGAGCGTCGTCGGCCTCGACTTCTGGGCGGTCATGCCCGACGCCGAGGAGACCCCGTTCTACGACCGCTACGAGGAGGCTGTGACCACCGGCGAGTCCGTCTCCTTCGAGGAGTACTACGCCCCGCTCGACACGTGGTTCGACGTGCGAGCGTACCCCTCGCCGTCGGGACTGTCCGTCTACTTCCGCGACTGTACGGAGGAGCGACGCACGCGAGAGGCACTCGCCCACCGCGAGACGGTGCTGCGAGAGATCCACGACGTGATCGCGGATCGCGAGAAGTCGTTCCGCGAACAGGTGCGGACCCTCCTGGAGTTGGGGCGTCGCGAGTTGGACATGACCAACGCGACGCTGTCGCACATCGACGGCGAGGAGTACGTCTTCGAGGTGGTGAGTTCCGGCGACGGGAGCGTCGCCGAGGGGGACGTGGCACCGACCGCGGCGACGAACTGCGAGATCGTCGCGGCCGACGAGGAGTCGTTGGCGCTGGGTGACGTGTTGCGCGACGCACCCGAGCAGGCGGACCGAGCCGGCTACACGGGGTGGGGGATCACCTGCTACCTCGGTGCACCGGTGTTCCTCGGCGACGAGGTGTACGGCACCTTCTGTTTCTTCGACACGGAGCCGCGCGACGGCCAGTTCTCCGACTGGGAGGTGACGTTCGTCGACCTACTCAGTCAGTGGGCCAGCTACGAACTCCAGCGCGAACGCCGTCGCGAGGAGTTGGCCGCACAGAACGACCGCCTCGAGGAGTTCGCCTCCATCGTCAGCCACGACCTCCGGAACCCACTGAACGTCCTCGACGGGTCGCTGGAACTGGTGGCGACGAGTGACGACCCCGAACACCTCGAACGGTGTCGCCGCTCCGTCGAGCGGATGGAGACGATGATCGACGAGCTCCTGACACTGGCCCGGAGTGGGGAGTTGCGCGACGACCCCGCGCCGCAGTCGCTGGAGACGGTCGTTCGAGAGAGTTGGGACCAGGTTGCGACGGCCGACGCGACGCTGCGGGTCGAGGGGACGGCGACGATCCGTGCCGACGAGACGCGACTCCGCCAGTTGGTCGAGAACCTCCTGCGGAACGCGGTCCAACACGGCGGGGAGGACGTGACCGTCACCGTGCGGACGACCGACGACGGGTTCACCGTCGGCGACGACGGCCCCGGAATCCCACCGGCGGACCGCGAGCAGGTGCTGGAGTCCGGCTACTCGACGGAGCCGGACGGCACCGGCTACGGGCTCGGGATCGTGAGCGAGATCGCCGCCGCCCACGGCTGGACGGTCGAGGTGACGGAGAGTCCAGCCGACGGCGCAGAGTTCGTGTTCGCGGGCGTCGAGACCGCCGCGGACGAGTGA
- a CDS encoding aldo/keto reductase yields METRPLGQTGIDATVIGLGTWNVGPVWEDASDERVREAIRTALDEGVTFLDTAEVYGDGRAERLIGDVLAERPDGDEIDVVTKAKPDPDGGHSESGLRASVEGSLDRLGVDCLDLVQLHCPDTAAYYDPDVFDVLETLEAEGKIASAGVSVELIEQAQKAIEYDVVESVQIIFNPLRLRPRERFFEAASARDVGVIVRVPLASGLLADAFDAETTFEESDHRHAAIHEGVAAGVGTKGGETFAGVPFEAGLAAVDALRPHVPEGQTMAQFTLRWILDHDAVTTVIPGSTTPEHVAENAAAAELSPLSHQTHGAVRDVYDEYVREHVHHRW; encoded by the coding sequence ATGGAGACACGACCACTCGGGCAGACGGGGATCGACGCGACCGTGATCGGCCTCGGGACGTGGAACGTCGGCCCAGTCTGGGAGGACGCGAGCGACGAGCGGGTCCGGGAGGCGATCCGGACGGCCCTCGACGAGGGAGTCACCTTCCTCGACACGGCCGAGGTGTACGGCGACGGACGGGCGGAACGGCTGATCGGCGACGTGCTCGCCGAGCGGCCGGACGGCGACGAGATCGACGTGGTGACGAAGGCGAAACCCGATCCCGACGGCGGTCACTCGGAGTCTGGACTCCGGGCGTCCGTCGAGGGGTCACTCGACAGACTCGGCGTCGACTGTCTCGACCTCGTCCAACTCCACTGTCCCGACACGGCGGCGTACTACGATCCCGACGTGTTCGACGTGTTGGAGACGCTGGAGGCGGAGGGGAAGATCGCGAGCGCGGGTGTCAGCGTCGAGTTGATCGAACAGGCACAGAAGGCGATCGAGTACGACGTGGTGGAGTCCGTCCAGATTATCTTCAACCCGCTGCGACTCCGGCCACGCGAGCGGTTCTTCGAGGCGGCGAGCGCACGCGACGTGGGCGTGATCGTCCGCGTGCCGCTGGCCTCCGGGCTGCTCGCGGACGCCTTCGACGCGGAGACGACCTTCGAGGAGAGTGACCACCGTCACGCGGCCATCCACGAGGGTGTCGCGGCTGGCGTCGGCACGAAGGGAGGCGAGACGTTCGCGGGGGTCCCGTTCGAGGCGGGGCTGGCGGCCGTCGACGCACTCCGCCCGCACGTCCCCGAGGGACAGACGATGGCGCAGTTCACACTCCGGTGGATTCTCGACCACGACGCCGTGACGACGGTGATCCCCGGATCGACCACACCCGAGCACGTCGCCGAGAACGCGGCCGCGGCCGAGTTGTCGCCGTTGTCACACCAGACCCACGGTGCCGTCCGCGACGTGTACGACGAGTACGTCCGCGAACACGTCCACCACCGCTGGTGA